One window from the genome of Lasioglossum baleicum chromosome 9, iyLasBale1, whole genome shotgun sequence encodes:
- the LOC143212112 gene encoding transmembrane protein 47 isoform X3: protein MIMGLASTDWLMALGWRQGLFAHCIEEGAPTPLPFNMPDPAGCYQSRDAAYIKAAAALCVVCLLSDIAATILTGLGLRSQDNRDKHKYYRFAVFCMGFALVSLLIALVIYPVCFAAELNLGNRTMWEFGWAYGVGWGAAIFLFGGAVLLLCDKESEEIYYKERKIVRDDIGGGGSMIGMGHHGGQSGTQLA from the exons ATGATAATGGGTTTGGCTTCCACTGATTGGTTGATGGCATTAGGATGGAGACAGGGTTTATTTGCACACTGCATTGAAGAGGGTGCACCTACACCATTACCATTCAATATGCCAGATCCAGCTGGATGTTATCAGTCCAGAGATGCAG CATATATAAAAGCAGCTGCTGCGTTATGCGTGGTCTGTTTATTATCAGACATTGCTGCAACAATTCTTACTGGACTTGGTTTAAGGTCACAAGATAATCGTGATAAACACAAATATTACAGATTCGCAGTCTTCTGCATGGGCTTTGCAT TGGTATCGCTATTAATAGCTTTGGTGATATATCCAGTCTGTTTTGCCGCAGAGCTAAATCTCG GAAACCGAACAATGTGGGAGTTTGGCTGGGCATACGGAGTTGGATGGGGTGCAGCTATATTCTTATTTGGCGGAGCTGTGTTGTTATTATGCGATAAGGAAAGTGAGGAGATTTATTACAAAGAAAGAAAGATTGTCCGTGACGATATTGGTGGTGGCGGTTCTATGATTGGTATGGGACATCATGGTGGACAAAGTGGGACGCAATTGGCCTAG
- the LOC143212112 gene encoding uncharacterized protein LOC143212112 isoform X1 produces the protein MMIMYTVADDHMGDTEIAQVIAFICGVIVILLMIMGLASTDWLMALGWRQGLFAHCIEEGAPTPLPFNMPDPAGCYQSRDAAYIKAAAALCVVCLLSDIAATILTGLGLRSQDNRDKHKYYRFAVFCMGFALVSLLIALVIYPVCFAAELNLGNRTMWEFGWAYGVGWGAAIFLFGGAVLLLCDKESEEIYYKERKIVRDDIGGGGSMIGMGHHGGQSGTQLA, from the exons ATGATGATCATGTATACAGTCGCGGACGATCACATGGGCGATACCGAAATCGCACAG GTGATAGCATTTATATGCGGGGTAATAGTGATATTGTTGATGATAATGGGTTTGGCTTCCACTGATTGGTTGATGGCATTAGGATGGAGACAGGGTTTATTTGCACACTGCATTGAAGAGGGTGCACCTACACCATTACCATTCAATATGCCAGATCCAGCTGGATGTTATCAGTCCAGAGATGCAG CATATATAAAAGCAGCTGCTGCGTTATGCGTGGTCTGTTTATTATCAGACATTGCTGCAACAATTCTTACTGGACTTGGTTTAAGGTCACAAGATAATCGTGATAAACACAAATATTACAGATTCGCAGTCTTCTGCATGGGCTTTGCAT TGGTATCGCTATTAATAGCTTTGGTGATATATCCAGTCTGTTTTGCCGCAGAGCTAAATCTCG GAAACCGAACAATGTGGGAGTTTGGCTGGGCATACGGAGTTGGATGGGGTGCAGCTATATTCTTATTTGGCGGAGCTGTGTTGTTATTATGCGATAAGGAAAGTGAGGAGATTTATTACAAAGAAAGAAAGATTGTCCGTGACGATATTGGTGGTGGCGGTTCTATGATTGGTATGGGACATCATGGTGGACAAAGTGGGACGCAATTGGCCTAG
- the LOC143212112 gene encoding transmembrane protein 47 isoform X2, translating to MAQATTIETITITRPLKVIAFICGVIVILLMIMGLASTDWLMALGWRQGLFAHCIEEGAPTPLPFNMPDPAGCYQSRDAAYIKAAAALCVVCLLSDIAATILTGLGLRSQDNRDKHKYYRFAVFCMGFALVSLLIALVIYPVCFAAELNLGNRTMWEFGWAYGVGWGAAIFLFGGAVLLLCDKESEEIYYKERKIVRDDIGGGGSMIGMGHHGGQSGTQLA from the exons ATGGCACAAGCTACCACTATTGAAACAATCACTATTACCAGGCCACTGAAG GTGATAGCATTTATATGCGGGGTAATAGTGATATTGTTGATGATAATGGGTTTGGCTTCCACTGATTGGTTGATGGCATTAGGATGGAGACAGGGTTTATTTGCACACTGCATTGAAGAGGGTGCACCTACACCATTACCATTCAATATGCCAGATCCAGCTGGATGTTATCAGTCCAGAGATGCAG CATATATAAAAGCAGCTGCTGCGTTATGCGTGGTCTGTTTATTATCAGACATTGCTGCAACAATTCTTACTGGACTTGGTTTAAGGTCACAAGATAATCGTGATAAACACAAATATTACAGATTCGCAGTCTTCTGCATGGGCTTTGCAT TGGTATCGCTATTAATAGCTTTGGTGATATATCCAGTCTGTTTTGCCGCAGAGCTAAATCTCG GAAACCGAACAATGTGGGAGTTTGGCTGGGCATACGGAGTTGGATGGGGTGCAGCTATATTCTTATTTGGCGGAGCTGTGTTGTTATTATGCGATAAGGAAAGTGAGGAGATTTATTACAAAGAAAGAAAGATTGTCCGTGACGATATTGGTGGTGGCGGTTCTATGATTGGTATGGGACATCATGGTGGACAAAGTGGGACGCAATTGGCCTAG